The genomic DNA GCCGAGATGAAGGACGTCAAGGGCGCCAAGGAGCCGACGCTCTTCTCGCGGATGCCGAATTACAGGATCGCCCAGTACACGGAGCGGGAGTTCGACGGCTTCAAGTTCCGGGTGACGCAGGCGGGCAAGGAAGTGCAGCAGAACGTCGAGGGCCGTCTCTCGTTCTGGAAGCTGGTCTTCGACAAGTCCGGCGGCGCCGCCCAGCCGGGCAAGCTGCAGATCCTGAGGAACTACCAGGCCGCCGCCGAGAAACTGGGCGGCACGGTCGTCTTCGAAAACCCGAACCTGACGACCCTGCGGGTGACGAAGGACAAGAGCGAGGTCTGGGCGGAGGTGGCGTCGGTCGCGACCGGCTCCGAGTACACCCTGCGGGTCATCGAGAAGGAAGCGATGAAGCAGGATGTGGTCGCGGACGCGGAGGCGCTGCGCGAGGGCCTCGCCGCCGCCGGCCACGTGGAGCTGCAGGGCGTCTTCTTCGACACGGGCAAGGCGACCCTCAAGCCCGAGTCCGAGGCCGCGCTCAAGGAGATCGCGAAGATGCTCCAGCAGTCCGCCGGCGTGAAGGTCTGGGTGGTGGGCCACACCGACTACGTCGGAGCGGCGGACTCGAACCTGGCGCTCTCGGCGGCGCGTGCCGCATCCGTCGCGAAGTACCTCACGGCGACGCTCGGCATCGACGCGAAGCGCCTCGGCTCCTTCGGGGCCGGCCCCTATGCGCCGGTGGCCTCGAACGCCGCCGAGGAGGGCCGCGCCAGGAACCGGCGGGTCGAGCTGGTCGTCCAGCCGTAGGCCCGCGCGGCGCCGGCGCCGGCACCGCGGCTTCCGGCAGCGCTGCGAGATCGCCGGGCCGGCGCGATACGGGGTTGACAGCGTCGTCCTCGTCGCGCTACATTCTGTGCATATGCACACAATACGGACAGGCGATGTCGCCGCGGACTGAGAAGCCGCGGCGCTGCCGTTGCACCTTCCGCGGGACAGGATACCGCCCCGTCGGGGTGCCGGCCTGCGGGGAGCGTGTTCCGCTCCATCGCGACGAGCTGGAGGCGCTGCGCCTCTGCGACGGAGAGGGCCTGACGCAGTCCGCGGCGGGCGCCCGCATGGGCGTCTCGCGCGGCACGGTGCAGCGCATCCTCGCGGCGGCCCGCAACAAGGTGGCGACGGCACTCGCCTGCGGCCGCGCCCTGGTCTTCGAGCGACGCCCCGGGCGCCGCAACGAAAGGAGAACACGATGACCCGACGCACCATCCCGATGACACTGCTCGCCCTCCTCCTCGGCGCCTCCGCCGCCCTCGCCGCCGGCGCGCAGCCGGCGCCGCAGAGCACGGCCGAGCTCAAGACCGCGATCGGTTCGAAGAAGACCCCCGTCATCGTCTTCTTCATGAACCCCTACGGCATGCCGTGCAACGCGCAGAACGCGATCCTCCTGGACCTGCAGGAGGCCCGCAAGAAGGACTTCCAGATCGCCTACGTGCGCACCGACCGGCCCGCGGACCAGCAGGCGTTCTACGACTACGGCGTGCGCAGCCTCCCCGCGCTCGTGCTGGTGAGCAGGGGCGGCCTCATCAAGCGGGTCTTTCCCCCGGGGATCCAGAAGGCGGACATCCTCGGCGCCGCGCTCGACGGGGTCAGGGATTGACCCCTCCCCCGGTAGGGCTGGCGCAGGCCGTCGCCGCCGGGGCGACGAGCGTCCTCTCCTCCTGTTTTCTCCCCGTCCTGCCCGTGCTCGTCGGCGGCGCGGGTGGACGCGGCGCCCGGCGCCCGGCGGCGCTGGCGCTCGGCCTCGCCCTCGCCTTCCTGCTGATGGGTGTCCTCTCGTCACTGCGGGGCGACCTGCTCGTGGGTCGCACGCGTCTGCTCGAGGTGGCGGGGACCGGGGTCATCGCGCTCGTCGGCCTCCTCGGTCTCGCGGCCGCTCCCGCGGCATCCGGGGCCGCGCGGCGCGGGTGGGCCACGGCCTTGGGAACAGGGGCGGCGGGCGGCGCGGCGATGGGCCTGTCGCTCGGCCTGACCTGGGTGCCCTGCATCGGGCCGGCGCTTTCCGAGATCCTCGGCGCGGTCGGCTCTCCCGGGACCACTGCGCGCGGGGTCCTCCTGCTCGGGGCCTATTCGCTCGGCCTCGCCGTGCCCCTGCTGGCCGTGGCCTTCGCCGCGCACCTGCCGCTGCGCCGGCTCGCCCGCGGCGTCGCCGGGGAGCGGTTCGTCCGCGTCGGGTCGGCGGCCGTCCTGCTCACCTACGGAGCCTGCCAGGCCGTCCACGGCAACCTCGCCTACTAGCCGCCGCTGCTCTTCTCTTCCAACGGCCTGTCGCCGCGATGCAGCGAGCCCGCGCCTTCACCCCCTCACCTTCCAGATGCCCATCATCCGCCGCAGGAGAATGATCTCCCCGAGGTGATACGCCAGGTGGTCCGCCGCGAGCGCCACCAGCCGTCCCACGGTCCAGCCTTCCATCCACGGACGGGACTGCGAGAGGTCGACCGCGGGGTCTTCCACCAGGGCGGCCATCGCCTCCAGGTCCGCCTTGACGGCGGCGACGCTCCGCCGCCACGACCCCGGCGCTGGGGGCCGGGGGTCGGACGGCCAGAAGCCCTGCGGCCAGGCGGGAGAGCGGTAGGTGGAATCCACGATCGTCTTGACGAAGTCGGACTGGACCGCGCGGATGTGCTCCAGGAGCATCCACGCGCTGTAAGGCGCCCCCTTGGGCACCGCGCCGCGCCGGTCGACCGGGAAGCCGGCCACCGCGGCGTCGAACGGCGGGTGCGAGACCCTGCCCCGCAGCAGGTCCGCCCACTGCTTGCGGAGATACACTTCCCTCGGCGACTGCCTGGCCATGATGGTGCCTCCTTCGCTGATGCGTCCTTCAGCCGTCGGCCGTCCGTTTCCCTGAAGATACGTCGGCGTTCGCCCGTTGGGCCGGCGGGGCTGGAATCCTTGACGCGGCGTGCCGGCATCCCCATATTGCCTGAATGATCGTAGTTTCGCGGGCAATGGCCCTTGTCTCGCTCCTCGGCGCAGGGGGGCTCGACCGGCTGCAGCGGCTCGGCCGCGCCGGAATCTTCTTCTGGCGCGCCCTGGCGCGGGTCTTCGTGCCGCCGCTCGCGCCGGCGAAGCTCCTCGTCCAGGTCTCGACGATCGGCGCACGCTCCCTGCTCGTGATCTGCCTCACCGGCGCCTTCACGGGCATGGTCCTCGGCCTGCAGGGGTACTACACCCTGGTCAAGTTCGGCTCGGAGGGCCTCCTCGGCGCCGCGGTGTCGCTGTCGCTGATCCGCGAGATGGGCCCGGTGCTGACCGCGATCATGGTCACGGCGCGCGCGGGCTCGGCGATGGCCGCGGAGATCGGCATCATGCGGATTGGCGAGGAGATCGACGCGCTCAAGACCATGGACATCGACCCGATCCGCTACCTGGTCAGCCCGCGCATCGCGGCCGCCGCCGTCAGCTTCCCCCTGCTGACCGCGATCTTCGACGTGGTCGGCATCGTCGGCGGCTACCTCACCGGCTCCCTGCTGCTCGGCCTCAGCTCCGGCACCTACTTCTGGCGCGTCGAGGAGAGCGTCGAGATGAAGGACGTCACCGGCGGGTTCATCAAGGCGGTG from bacterium includes the following:
- a CDS encoding OmpA family protein, yielding MSGTSIGVVVVGALALGLCGTAAAEMKDVKGAKEPTLFSRMPNYRIAQYTEREFDGFKFRVTQAGKEVQQNVEGRLSFWKLVFDKSGGAAQPGKLQILRNYQAAAEKLGGTVVFENPNLTTLRVTKDKSEVWAEVASVATGSEYTLRVIEKEAMKQDVVADAEALREGLAAAGHVELQGVFFDTGKATLKPESEAALKEIAKMLQQSAGVKVWVVGHTDYVGAADSNLALSAARAASVAKYLTATLGIDAKRLGSFGAGPYAPVASNAAEEGRARNRRVELVVQP
- a CDS encoding DUF134 domain-containing protein, translating into MSPRTEKPRRCRCTFRGTGYRPVGVPACGERVPLHRDELEALRLCDGEGLTQSAAGARMGVSRGTVQRILAAARNKVATALACGRALVFERRPGRRNERRTR
- a CDS encoding thioredoxin family protein, with translation MTRRTIPMTLLALLLGASAALAAGAQPAPQSTAELKTAIGSKKTPVIVFFMNPYGMPCNAQNAILLDLQEARKKDFQIAYVRTDRPADQQAFYDYGVRSLPALVLVSRGGLIKRVFPPGIQKADILGAALDGVRD
- a CDS encoding cytochrome c biogenesis protein CcdA, with the translated sequence MTPPPVGLAQAVAAGATSVLSSCFLPVLPVLVGGAGGRGARRPAALALGLALAFLLMGVLSSLRGDLLVGRTRLLEVAGTGVIALVGLLGLAAAPAASGAARRGWATALGTGAAGGAAMGLSLGLTWVPCIGPALSEILGAVGSPGTTARGVLLLGAYSLGLAVPLLAVAFAAHLPLRRLARGVAGERFVRVGSAAVLLTYGACQAVHGNLAY
- a CDS encoding DinB family protein, producing the protein MARQSPREVYLRKQWADLLRGRVSHPPFDAAVAGFPVDRRGAVPKGAPYSAWMLLEHIRAVQSDFVKTIVDSTYRSPAWPQGFWPSDPRPPAPGSWRRSVAAVKADLEAMAALVEDPAVDLSQSRPWMEGWTVGRLVALAADHLAYHLGEIILLRRMMGIWKVRG
- a CDS encoding ABC transporter permease, which codes for MIVVSRAMALVSLLGAGGLDRLQRLGRAGIFFWRALARVFVPPLAPAKLLVQVSTIGARSLLVICLTGAFTGMVLGLQGYYTLVKFGSEGLLGAAVSLSLIREMGPVLTAIMVTARAGSAMAAEIGIMRIGEEIDALKTMDIDPIRYLVSPRIAAAAVSFPLLTAIFDVVGIVGGYLTGSLLLGLSSGTYFWRVEESVEMKDVTGGFIKAV